In Papaver somniferum cultivar HN1 chromosome 1, ASM357369v1, whole genome shotgun sequence, a genomic segment contains:
- the LOC113288319 gene encoding glucose-1-phosphate adenylyltransferase large subunit 1-like, which translates to MEACFTTLQGNTHLVKLGKGGGIDNGFWGEKIKGGGSSVNSKRVLNKSNFLKSEYGNGRTIKGNGGIGVVSSVLTADHVTKETMTHQVPVFEKKIVDPKSVASIILGGGAGTRLFPLTMQRAKPAVPIGGNYRLIDVPMSNCINSGINKIFVLTQFNSASLNRHLARTYNLGNGVNFGDGFVEVLAATQTPGETGMKWFQGTADAVRQFTWVFEDAKNKNVEHIVILSGDHLYRMDYMDFVQKHIDTNADISVSCIPMDDSRASDFGLMKIDSSGRIIQFAEKPKGADLKAMQVDTTVLGLSPKKASESPYIASMGVYVFRTDVLLKLLKSRYPTSNDFGSEIIPSAVKDHNVQAYLFNDYWEDIGTIKSFFDANLALAAQPSSFDFSDPKTPFFTSPRFLPPTKVEKCRILNSIISHGCFLQECSVQNSVVGVRSRLEYGVELQDTMMMGADEYQTESEIAALLADGKVPVGVGQNTKIRNCIIDKNARIGTDVVIANKSGVEEADRPNDGFYIRSGITVILKNATIKDGMEI; encoded by the exons ATGGAGGCTTGTTTTACAACCTTGCAAGGCAATACCCATTTGGTGAAACTTGGCAAAGGAGGAGGAATTGATAATGGGTTTTGGGGAGAGAAGATTAAAGGAGGAGGGAGTTCAGTGAATAGTAAAAGGGTTTTGAATAAAAGTAATTTTTTGAAGAGTGAATATGGAAATGGTAGAACGATTAAAGGAAATGGTGGTATTGGTGTTGTTTCATCTGTTCTTACTGCAGATCATGTCACCAAAGAGACAATG ACCCATCAAGTACCagtatttgaaaagaaaatagtaGACCCAAAAAGTGTAGCTTCAATCATTTTGGGTGGAGGGGCTGGAACTCGCCTTTTCCCTCTTACTATGCAAAGAGCCAAACCTGCT GTCCCAATTGGAGGAAATTACAGGCTTATTGATGTCCCAATGAGCAATTGCATCAACAGTggcataaacaagatttttgtcCTTACTCAGTTCAATTCCGCTTCCCTCAATCGCCATCTCGCTCGCACGTACAATTTAGGGAACGGTGTTAATTTCGGAGATGGATTTGTAGAG GTCCTGGCTGCGACTCAGACACCAGGGGAAACAGGAATGAAGTGGTTCCAAGGAACAGCTGATGCTGTGAGACAGTTCACATGGGTTTTTGAG GATGCAAAGAACAAGAACGTCGAGCATATAGTGATCTTGTCTGGCGATCATCTTTACAGAATGGACTACATGGACTTTGTGCAG AAACATATCGATACCAATGCAGATATTAGTGTTTCGTGCATACCTATGGATGATAG CCGTGCATCAGATTTTGGATTGATGAAGATTGACAGTTCTGGTCGCATCATCCAATTTGCTGAAAAACCAAAGGGGGCTGATCTGAAAGCAATG CAAGTCGACACTACTGTCTTGGGGTTGTCTCCAAAGAAAGCCAGTGAATCTCCATACATTGCGTCTATGGGTGTTTATGTATTTAGAACAGATGTTTTACTAAAGCTCCTGAAGTCGAGGTATCCCACTTCAAATGACTTTGGATCTGAAATCATTCCATCAGCTGTAAAGGACCACAATGTCCAA GCATATCTATTCAATGACTATTGGGAGGATATTGGAACTATTAAATCCTTCTTTGATGCTAACTTGGCACTCGCTGCACAG CCttcaagttttgatttttctgaccCAAAGACACCTTTCTTTACATCTCCACGATTCTTGCCACCAACTAAAGTTGAAAAATGCCGG ATCCTAAATTCAATAATTTCACATGGATGCTTCCTACAAGAATGTAGTGTGCAGAATTCAGTAGTGGGTGTCCGATCTCGTTTAGAGTATGGGGTTGAGTTACAG GACACCATGATGATGGGTGCCGATGAATACCAAACAGAATCTGAAATTGCAGCACTTCTAGCAGATGGAAAGGTTCCAGTTGGTGTGGGACAGAATACCAAAATCAG GAATTGCATAATTGACAAAAACGCCAGGATAGGAACAGATGTGGTCATTGCAAATAAGAGC GGTGTTGAAGAAGCAGACAGACCAAATGACGGGTTCTACATTAGGTCAGGAATCACAGTTATACTTAAGAATGCAACAATCAAGGATGGGATGGAGATATGA